The Plasmodium berghei ANKA genome assembly, chromosome: 12 region gctAAGGGATATGTTATATAGGCATTTTAAAAGTAAGGATGACATATATTTctctataaaaaatgcttAAATGTAGTTTAGTATTTCATTTActtctaaaaaaattatacctTTATTACATCTGTAATGCTATTATTTTactcatttatatatatatttttggcACACTATTAAAGGTATGATcattggaaaaaaaacaaaaaattggaATTACGCAATAATTTACATGTACATGATAGTATACATTGATGTAAGTTACACttgtataattatttaagcCCAAAAAAGTATTGTAAATTGGGACtgtttataatattttataagtatcacattttataaataataagcataaaaaatatatgtattagtttgtttatcaaaatatgtaaactatataatgaaaaaaataattatatagcTGTGCaacattaaatatattaaaaaaaagcattattaatttcataatccattattttttatattaatgtatttttttttaatttactTTATTCCtcaaaatgtatatttatattattaatatatgcacaaataaaaaataatattaataacaaatataattgcGTTCTATTTCCTGTATTTaaacttttatatattttttatagtatGCATAATGTACTTAGAACAGAATATTGCACATGATAGTTTTTTATGTTTCATATaaacattattttgatttaaattttgaatggttatttatatttcttaattttaataGAATACTCATTATAAAGAAAGTGATGCTAagtttcatatatttatttatgctTAAAGaagtattttatataattaaataaaagaaattctaaatttatttatatttataattatttatactcAATCCCCAAATTCGTTGAATTATGATAATTACATTATatgacaaaaaaatataaacaaaaaaagcTATCGTATGTACAATATTAGTGATAGCACACTTTATATAGTATATTTTGTTGTGTTCTCAAGATATAactaattattttcatattaatttttggataataaaattaatatacaaAGCATTAGCTTATTTTATGACACTTTGGcatataacatttttatagttTATAAGATATGTAGATTTGaacttttttataattatattgttattattgtaTAATTGTTATCgatacaattttatattattatattatttttttattgttagtatatattattattattatccatatttatttatatatattattattttcttattttaaaaatttatattttgattttaaaatgaatatatgttttctaatataatttatataatatattgtatggatataatatagaaaGAGTTAGGCACATTGAAAACACAAGCAACGTGAACTATCCccataatatatagatatatggTTATAAATGTTTCGATATTTGTAGgtttctttatatatatatatttttttttaacgttataatgaatatatataatactatttattattatatttataatgtataattttttataacaattttttttaattttgtgttacatttaatgattttagtctatatattttgtaattcCAAATTTATTACAATATACTACTCAATGATATAACGACAATTaactatataaatgaaGTGAACAAAATggatttataaataatatatatgcacatgtatatatcttttttttttgatatttttcccttttaaattaattggATAACAGTTTCGCTTAAACTgactatattatatatatgggttggtttacatatatgcttatatatattttgcgatttactattttccatttttgcAATTCGGCATTcgtgtttttattatttaattaacattttttttttattttaatgaattatTCGATATATTTTCAAGCAGCGGCTAATTTGTAGTATGCGTTCAAAAATCAATTAATTATGCATGTGTgtgtaatattatatatgcatgggTATTTGCTATATGATTAATCAagcacacatatatatatatatatacatacatatcTATATTAGTTTTCgaattttatgtatatgaCATTATAAGTACATTTGAATGAAaacacatatttttaagattCATTATTAACTTCGAGGAATAAGTGCTAGGATATATTGCAGCAACATTGACGCATAAGTATATGCTAACTAGTAAATTGGAATACAAAATTGtcacatataaataagttACATGGTGAAGTTGTATTTCAAgcattattaatatatagagaggtaaacaaatttgaacaagaaatatataatcacAAAGATGCATCAAGACAAATCGATGATAAGAGGAATGAATCAATCACGAAATGGTGGTAATGATTCATGTGATATTAATAATGGTCGAAAgcatgataatataaatagaaatagttatattaataattttcatattgagaatataaataatgatcaAAATGGATATAAAGATTATAAAAGCGAAGaaccatatatatactgcTCAGATAGAGAAGTTACAGATCCAATTTTAGGAAATAGAAAACATACACATGAAGAAAGTTTAAATTCAAGCGAACTGTTTTCAAGAActaattatgaatatagtaataaaaataatgtagaTATGGAGATGTATAATAtgagtaataataatttttataatggaaataataatattcatagtaatgatattatagattatataaataataataatcatGTGAATAAAGACCTTAGTAATACAGCAAATAATACTGATACTAATAcgtatattaaaaaattaacttCGAATCAATCGACTGCATATTGTGATGGCAATGGTTATAATGAGTCAGTAAATGGAAGCaattttgatataaattttagagatgctataaaaaacaataataataaaagttataaaaataatataaataataatcatgTGCATGATGATATGTTAGAATTAGGTGATAGATCTTTTGATAGCTCcttttatatgcataataatGTCGAAGAAACCGATAATGAAAGATCATCCAAATTATCTTTTATGagcaaattaaaaatgtattttaattattttggaCCGGGATGGATTGTTGCTATTGCTTATTTAGACCCTGGTAATATATGTGGGAATTTAAATGTCGGCTTAATAAGATCTGCTGATTTTAATAACGCAGATAGTTCAATAAAAGATTATACAGGATATAGATTATTGTGGGTATTAGTATATGGACATATAATtggttttatttttcatacaTTATCAATGAAATTGGGGCATATAACAGGTTTAGATTTAGCAGCATTATGCCGAAAAGAATTTAGTAgtaaattttcatattttttatatatatgtgtgcaAATAGCTATATGGGGGGCACATTTGCAAGCTATTATAGGTGTATTTGTGGCTATTAATTTGATTTTAGGTATACCTGTTAAAATAGCAATTCTTTATACACTGATAGAAGCATTTGCATACAGTTTTTTAGAGAATAAAAGTTTAGATTTGCTAGAAAAAGTATTAAGTTTACTTATAGGCATATTAGTTTGTTGTTTTATGTTTAATGTTTTTATGACGCCAATAAATTTTCAAGAGGTAGCTTCAAGTATATTATATCCCAGAATACCGAAAGGGAAATTGTTAGACACAATGGGATTATTAGGTAGCGTAATATCAGCAcatatcttttatttacacTCAAATTTGacttcaaaaaaaaaaccagtaatatataatgatagAATGGTAAAAAGGTATAATAAGTTGGGAACAATTGAGTCAGGAGGATCTTTACTTGTATCCTGTATTACAAATTGTATAATTGTTTTAACATTTGCTGAAGTAAACATTAGTGGTGATGATAGAAAAGCTGATTATAATCTTTTCAATGCATATGAtgttatgaaaaaatattttgggAAAACATCGATGTATATATGGTCATTTGGCTTATTAAGTAGTGGAAATAATGCAAGCTTTATGTGTGAATATGCATCAAAATCAGTTTTTGAAGGATTTCTAAATAAAAACGTTAATCCATTTTTTCGAGTTATATTTTCCCGAataattctttttataatgct contains the following coding sequences:
- a CDS encoding divalent metal transporter, putative; this translates as MHQDKSMIRGMNQSRNGGNDSCDINNGRKHDNINRNSYINNFHIENINNDQNGYKDYKSEEPYIYCSDREVTDPILGNRKHTHEESLNSSELFSRTNYEYSNKNNVDMEMYNMSNNNFYNGNNNIHSNDIIDYINNNNHVNKDLSNTANNTDTNTYIKKLTSNQSTAYCDGNGYNESVNGSNFDINFRDAIKNNNNKSYKNNINNNHVHDDMLELGDRSFDSSFYMHNNVEETDNERSSKLSFMSKLKMYFNYFGPGWIVAIAYLDPGNICGNLNVGLIRSADFNNADSSIKDYTGYRLLWVLVYGHIIGFIFHTLSMKLGHITGLDLAALCRKEFSSKFSYFLYICVQIAIWGAHLQAIIGVFVAINLILGIPVKIAILYTLIEAFAYSFLENKSLDLLEKVLSLLIGILVCCFMFNVFMTPINFQEVASSILYPRIPKGKLLDTMGLLGSVISAHIFYLHSNLTSKKKPVIYNDRMVKRYNKLGTIESGGSLLVSCITNCIIVLTFAEVNISGDDRKADYNLFNAYDVMKKYFGKTSMYIWSFGLLSSGNNASFMCEYASKSVFEGFLNKNVNPFFRVIFSRIILFIMLYAYVSYDKYTIDQLSNFINVVQILLLPLAIIPLYRFSIHKNVLGKFAIKGAFKYLVFVLVISIIVANFLLTLFDFLQYAPSNLYVMLIFICSIFYLLFIIYFFNIPITKTYYKDS